A section of the Primulina eburnea isolate SZY01 chromosome 1, ASM2296580v1, whole genome shotgun sequence genome encodes:
- the LOC140823961 gene encoding cationic amino acid transporter 6, chloroplastic-like isoform X2 — protein sequence METHFSSFSTCRAYLRALSETPSRISRRAFSVSTSFQEDSRVRARSGPNMKRSLRWYDLIGFGVGGMVGAGVFVTTGRASRVYAGPSVIVSYAIAGLCALLSSFCYTEFAVDMPVAGGAFSYIRATFGEFLAFLTGANLIIDYVLSNAAVARSFTAYLSTAFGLFSHSQLRFTIDGLPKGYNEMDVIAVAVVLLLTLVICYSTRESSWLNMVLTALHLLFIAFVIVVGFLRGEWKNFTEPGDQKNAGGFFPFGVAGMFNGAAMVYLSYIGYDAVSTMAEEVKNPAKDIPIGVSGSVILVSFLYCLMAASLSSLLPYDMIDPEAPFSGAFKDGGSSWRWVSNVIGVGASFGILTSLLVAMLGQARYMCVIGRSCIAPSWFAQIHPGTSTPVNASVFLDLGVQNVQSSQD from the exons ATGGAGACCCATTTCTCGTCTTTCTCCACCTGTAGAGCTTATCTCCGGGCGCTGTCGGAGACCCCGTCCCGCATCTCTCGTCGGGCTTTCTCCGTGTCCACTTCTTTCCAGGAGGACAGCCGGGTTCGGGCTCGTTCCGGGCCGAACATGAAGCGGAGCTTGCGGTGGTACGATCTCATCGGCTTCGGCGTCGGAGGGATGGTCGGAGCCGGAGTCTTTGTCACCACCGGCCGAGCTAGTCGTGTGTACGCCGGGCCTTCGGTCATTGTTTCTTATGCCATTGCCGGACTCTGCGCTCTTCTCTCGTCTTTCTGCTACACCGAGTTCGCCGTCGACATGCCCGTGGCTGGCGGTGCTTTCAGCTACATTCGCGCGACGTTTG GGGAATTTTTGGCGTTCTTGACGGGTGCTAATCTGATAATCGACTACGTGTTGTCGAATGCGGCGGTGGCGAGGAGTTTTACGGCGTATTTAAGTACTGCATTCGGCTTGTTCTCCCATTCACAGCTGAGATTCACAATCGATGGCCTACCAAAAGGGTACAATGAAATGGACGTAATTGCTGTGGCTGTGGTCCTGCTCCTCACACTCGTCATTTGCTACAG TACGAGGGAGAGTTCGTGGTTAAACATGGTTTTGACAGCTCTGCACTTATTGTTCATAGCATTTGTGATAGTTGTGGGATTTTTGAGAGGGGAATGGAAGAATTTTACCGAACCCGGTGACCAGAAAAACGCGGGTGGGTTCTTTCCTTTTGGAGTTGCCGGGATGTTCAATGGGGCTGCGATGGTATACTTGAGCTACATCGGGTACGATGCTGTTTCCACCATGGCTGAAGAGGTCAAAAATCCTGCTAAAGATATTCCAATAGGGGTTTCAGGATCTGTGATCCTTGTATCATTTCTGTATTGCTTAATGGCCGCTTCGTTATCCTCACTTCTTCCTTATGACATG ATTGATCCGGAGGCACCGTTTTCTGGTGCATTTAAAGATGGAGGAAGTAGTTGGAGATGGGTTTCTAACGTGATCGGTGTAGGAGCAAGTTTTGGTATTTTAACTTCATTACTGGTAGCGATGTTGGGGCAAGCGCGGTACATGTGTGTAATTGGACGGTCCTGCATCGCACCATCTTGGTTCGCTCAGATTCACCCTGGTACCTCTACACCAGTCAATGCCTCTGTTTTTCTAG ATTTAGGTGTGCAAAATGTTCAAAGCAGTCAAGATTAG
- the LOC140823961 gene encoding cationic amino acid transporter 7, chloroplastic-like isoform X1 produces METHFSSFSTCRAYLRALSETPSRISRRAFSVSTSFQEDSRVRARSGPNMKRSLRWYDLIGFGVGGMVGAGVFVTTGRASRVYAGPSVIVSYAIAGLCALLSSFCYTEFAVDMPVAGGAFSYIRATFGEFLAFLTGANLIIDYVLSNAAVARSFTAYLSTAFGLFSHSQLRFTIDGLPKGYNEMDVIAVAVVLLLTLVICYSTRESSWLNMVLTALHLLFIAFVIVVGFLRGEWKNFTEPGDQKNAGGFFPFGVAGMFNGAAMVYLSYIGYDAVSTMAEEVKNPAKDIPIGVSGSVILVSFLYCLMAASLSSLLPYDMIDPEAPFSGAFKDGGSSWRWVSNVIGVGASFGILTSLLVAMLGQARYMCVIGRSCIAPSWFAQIHPGTSTPVNASVFLGIFTAAIALFTDLNVLLNLVSIGTLFVFYMVANAVIFRRYVTLGTTNPWPTLSFLFSFSLASFIFTLLWQLAPFGKPKAIMLGACGIVAIAVVQLFHFTVRQARKPEFWGVPLMPWIPSISIFLNIFLLGSLDKPSYVRFGFFSALMVLVYVLYSVHSSFDAEEDGILVLGQKYGESSEESVQRGDRTPKV; encoded by the exons ATGGAGACCCATTTCTCGTCTTTCTCCACCTGTAGAGCTTATCTCCGGGCGCTGTCGGAGACCCCGTCCCGCATCTCTCGTCGGGCTTTCTCCGTGTCCACTTCTTTCCAGGAGGACAGCCGGGTTCGGGCTCGTTCCGGGCCGAACATGAAGCGGAGCTTGCGGTGGTACGATCTCATCGGCTTCGGCGTCGGAGGGATGGTCGGAGCCGGAGTCTTTGTCACCACCGGCCGAGCTAGTCGTGTGTACGCCGGGCCTTCGGTCATTGTTTCTTATGCCATTGCCGGACTCTGCGCTCTTCTCTCGTCTTTCTGCTACACCGAGTTCGCCGTCGACATGCCCGTGGCTGGCGGTGCTTTCAGCTACATTCGCGCGACGTTTG GGGAATTTTTGGCGTTCTTGACGGGTGCTAATCTGATAATCGACTACGTGTTGTCGAATGCGGCGGTGGCGAGGAGTTTTACGGCGTATTTAAGTACTGCATTCGGCTTGTTCTCCCATTCACAGCTGAGATTCACAATCGATGGCCTACCAAAAGGGTACAATGAAATGGACGTAATTGCTGTGGCTGTGGTCCTGCTCCTCACACTCGTCATTTGCTACAG TACGAGGGAGAGTTCGTGGTTAAACATGGTTTTGACAGCTCTGCACTTATTGTTCATAGCATTTGTGATAGTTGTGGGATTTTTGAGAGGGGAATGGAAGAATTTTACCGAACCCGGTGACCAGAAAAACGCGGGTGGGTTCTTTCCTTTTGGAGTTGCCGGGATGTTCAATGGGGCTGCGATGGTATACTTGAGCTACATCGGGTACGATGCTGTTTCCACCATGGCTGAAGAGGTCAAAAATCCTGCTAAAGATATTCCAATAGGGGTTTCAGGATCTGTGATCCTTGTATCATTTCTGTATTGCTTAATGGCCGCTTCGTTATCCTCACTTCTTCCTTATGACATG ATTGATCCGGAGGCACCGTTTTCTGGTGCATTTAAAGATGGAGGAAGTAGTTGGAGATGGGTTTCTAACGTGATCGGTGTAGGAGCAAGTTTTGGTATTTTAACTTCATTACTGGTAGCGATGTTGGGGCAAGCGCGGTACATGTGTGTAATTGGACGGTCCTGCATCGCACCATCTTGGTTCGCTCAGATTCACCCTGGTACCTCTACACCAGTCAATGCCTCTGTTTTTCTAG GGATCTTTACCGCGGCAATTGCACTGTTCACTGATCTAAATGTTCTGCTTAACCTTGTATCTATTGGCACACTATTTGTCTTCTACATGGTGGCAAATGCAGTGATCTTCAGACGCTATGTAACTCTAGGAACGACTAATCCATGGCCGACCCTGTCTTTCCTGTTCTCCTTCTCACTCGCTTCCTTCATTTTTACCCTCCTCTGGCAATTAGCACCATTCGGAAAGCCCAAAGCCATCATGCTCGGTGCCTGTGGCATTGTTGCCATTGCTGTTGTACAGTTGTTCCATTTTACGGTTCGCCAAGCTCGAAAGCCCGAGTTTTGGGGTGTCCCTTTGATGCCATGGATTCCTTCCATATCCATATTTCTTAATATATTCTTGTTAGGATCTCTCGATAAACCGTCCTACGTGAGATTCGGATTCTTCTCCGCCCTTATGGTGCTTGTATATGTTCTGTATAGCGTCCACTCGAGCTTTGATGCCGAAGAAGATGGCATCCTTGTTCTTGGTCAAAAGTATGGAGAAAGCAGCGAGGAATCTGTTCAAAGAGGGGACCGTACTCCCAAAGTATAA
- the LOC140824003 gene encoding uncharacterized protein isoform X2, which produces MAMSWKVVVCLLIGLLAWSYNAFYPPPPLICGSLHGPPVTAPRIKLRDGRHLAYKEHGVPKDRARYKIILVHGFLSSRHEDFLTKSELAETLGIYFVSFDRPGYGQSDPDPKRTMKSTALDIQELGDQLGLGPKFFVVGFSMGGQVVWGCLKYIPHRLAGATLIAPVINYWWPSFPTNLSTEAYNQQSCRDQWALRVAHHAPWLLYWWDTQQWFPSSSVANGMPNFTAPDLKVLQELAGTRLTNPGYATQQGKYESLHHDMMVGFGKWDFDPMELENPFLHTEGSVHLWHGVEDGVVPVTLQRFIAQKLQWIQYHEVPNAGHLIALADTNVKDSILNTLLIGKK; this is translated from the exons ATGG CAATGTCTTGGAAAGTTGTAGTTTGTTTATTAATTGGGCTTCTAGCATGGTCGTACAACGCCTTCTACCCTCCCCCTCCGCTCATTTGTGGCTCTCTTCATGGTCCACCCGTTACCGCCCCTCGAATTAAGCTTAGAGATGGGAGACACTTGGCTTATAAAGAGCATGGAGTACCCAAAGATAGAGCTAGATACAAAATCATCTTGGTTCATGGCTTTCTTTCAAGTAGACATGAGGATTTTCTTACTAAATCG GAATTGGCTGAAACACTTGGGATATACTTTGTGTCTTTTGATAGGCCAGGTTATGGTCAGAGTGATCCTGATCCAAAACGAACCATGAAAAGTACAGCTTTAGACATACAAGAACTAGGGGATCAATTGGGACTTGGACccaaattttttgttgttggaTTTTCCATGGGAGGGCAAGTGGTTTGGGGATGCCTGAAGTACATTCCTCATAG ACTGGCCGGTGCAACTTTGATTGCCCCAGTTATCAACTATTGGTGGCCGAGTTTTCCAACAAATTTATCTACAGAAGCATACAATCAACAATCATGTCGAGATCAATGGGCATTACGAGTAGCCCACCATGCACCGTGGCTCCTTTACTGGTGGGATACTCAGCAATGGTTTCCTTCCTCCAGTGTTGCAAATGGGATGCCTAATTTTACTGCTCCAGATCTGAAGGTTCTTCAGGAGTTGGCTGGGACACGTCTTACAAATCCG GGCTATGCAACACAGCAAGGAAAATACGAGTCCCTTCACCACGACATGATGGTTGGATTCGGGAAGTGGGATTTCGATCCTATGGAACTCGAAAATCCTTTTCTCCACACAGAAGGTTCTGTACATTTGTGGCATGGCGTTGAAGATGGCGTCGTTCCAGTGACACTGCAACGGTTCATTGCTCAAAAGCTTCAATGGATACAATATCATGAAGTACCGAATGCTGGGCATCTGATCGCACTTGCTGATACTAATGTTAAAGATTCTATCTTGAACACACTTTTGATTGGGAAGAAATGA
- the LOC140824003 gene encoding uncharacterized protein isoform X3, whose amino-acid sequence MSWKVVVCLLIGLLAWSYNAFYPPPPLICGSLHGPPVTAPRIKLRDGRHLAYKEHGVPKDRARYKIILVHGFLSSRHEDFLTKSELAETLGIYFVSFDRPGYGQSDPDPKRTMKSTALDIQELGDQLGLGPKFFVVGFSMGGQVVWGCLKYIPHRLAGATLIAPVINYWWPSFPTNLSTEAYNQQSCRDQWALRVAHHAPWLLYWWDTQQWFPSSSVANGMPNFTAPDLKVLQELAGTRLTNPGYATQQGKYESLHHDMMVGFGKWDFDPMELENPFLHTEGSVHLWHGVEDGVVPVTLQRFIAQKLQWIQYHEVPNAGHLIALADTNVKDSILNTLLIGKK is encoded by the exons ATGTCTTGGAAAGTTGTAGTTTGTTTATTAATTGGGCTTCTAGCATGGTCGTACAACGCCTTCTACCCTCCCCCTCCGCTCATTTGTGGCTCTCTTCATGGTCCACCCGTTACCGCCCCTCGAATTAAGCTTAGAGATGGGAGACACTTGGCTTATAAAGAGCATGGAGTACCCAAAGATAGAGCTAGATACAAAATCATCTTGGTTCATGGCTTTCTTTCAAGTAGACATGAGGATTTTCTTACTAAATCG GAATTGGCTGAAACACTTGGGATATACTTTGTGTCTTTTGATAGGCCAGGTTATGGTCAGAGTGATCCTGATCCAAAACGAACCATGAAAAGTACAGCTTTAGACATACAAGAACTAGGGGATCAATTGGGACTTGGACccaaattttttgttgttggaTTTTCCATGGGAGGGCAAGTGGTTTGGGGATGCCTGAAGTACATTCCTCATAG ACTGGCCGGTGCAACTTTGATTGCCCCAGTTATCAACTATTGGTGGCCGAGTTTTCCAACAAATTTATCTACAGAAGCATACAATCAACAATCATGTCGAGATCAATGGGCATTACGAGTAGCCCACCATGCACCGTGGCTCCTTTACTGGTGGGATACTCAGCAATGGTTTCCTTCCTCCAGTGTTGCAAATGGGATGCCTAATTTTACTGCTCCAGATCTGAAGGTTCTTCAGGAGTTGGCTGGGACACGTCTTACAAATCCG GGCTATGCAACACAGCAAGGAAAATACGAGTCCCTTCACCACGACATGATGGTTGGATTCGGGAAGTGGGATTTCGATCCTATGGAACTCGAAAATCCTTTTCTCCACACAGAAGGTTCTGTACATTTGTGGCATGGCGTTGAAGATGGCGTCGTTCCAGTGACACTGCAACGGTTCATTGCTCAAAAGCTTCAATGGATACAATATCATGAAGTACCGAATGCTGGGCATCTGATCGCACTTGCTGATACTAATGTTAAAGATTCTATCTTGAACACACTTTTGATTGGGAAGAAATGA
- the LOC140823975 gene encoding uncharacterized protein isoform X4, which translates to MSWKITAVSLIGLLAWWYKTAICPPAPLICGSLRGLPITAPRIRLRDGRHLAYKEHGVPKDMAKYKIILVHGFRLSRHDDALTKSELAKKLGIYFVSFDRPGYGQSDPDPKRTMKSTALDIQELGDQLGLGPKFFVVGYSMGGQVVWGCLKYIPHRLAGATLIAPVVNYWWPSFPPKLSTEAYNQQSCRDQWALRVTHYAPWLLYWWDTQQWFPSSSVANGMPNFTAPDLKVLPDYLAEQVTDPDYATQQGRYESLHRDLMVGFGKWDFDPMNLENPFMDTEVSVHLWQGLEDGLVPHTLQRFVAQKLQWIQYHEVPNAGHLFAYADAKDAILKTLLLGKK; encoded by the exons ATGTCTTGGAAAATTACAGCGGTTTCATTAATCGGGCTTCTAGCATGGTGGTACAAGACCGCCATCTGCCCTCCCGCGCCGCTCATTTGTGGCTCTCTTCGTGGTCTACCCATTACCGCCCCCCGAATTAGGCTTAGAGATGGGAGACACTTGGCTTATAAAGAGCATGGAGTACCCAAAGATATGGCTAAATACAAAATCATCTTGGTTCATGGCTTTCGTTTGAGTAGACATGATGATGCTCTTACCAAATCG GAATTGGCTAAAAAGCTTGGGATATACTTTGTGTCTTTTGATAGGCCAGGTTATGGTCAGAGTGATCCCGATCCAAAACGAACCATGAAAAGTACAGCGTTAGACATACAAGAACTCGGGGATCAATTGGGACTTGGACctaaattttttgttgttggaTATTCCATGGGAGGGCAAGTAGTTTGGGGATGCCTGAAGTACATTCCTCATAG ACTAGCCGGTGCGACGTTGATTGCCCCAGTTGTTAACTATTGGTGGCCTAGTTTTCCTCCAAAATTATCTACAGAAGCATACAACCAACAATCTTGTCGGGATCAATGGGCGTTACGAGTGACGCACTATGCACCGTGGCTCCTTTACTGGTGGGATACTCAGCAATGGTTTCCTTCCTCCAGTGTTGCAAATGGGATGCCTAACTTTACTGCTCCAGATCTGAAAGTTCTTCCGGATTATCTAGCGGAACAAGTTACAGATCCG GACTATGCAACACAACAAGGAAGATACGAGTCCCTTCACCGCGACTTGATGGTTGGATTCGGGAAGTGGGATTTTGATCCTATGAATCTCGAAAATCCTTTTATGGACACAGAAGTTTCGGTACATTTGTGGCAGGGCCTTGAAGATGGTCTCGTTCCTCACACGCTGCAACGGTTCGTCGCTCAGAAGCTTCAATGGATACAATATCACGAAGTACCCAATGCTGGGCATCTGTTTGCATATGCTGATGCAAAAGATGCAATCTtgaaaacacttttgcttgGGAAGAAATGA
- the LOC140823975 gene encoding uncharacterized protein isoform X3: protein MEWVNRVEDPISMSWKITAVSLIGLLAWWYKTAICPPAPLICGSLRGLPITAPRIRLRDGRHLAYKEHGVPKDMAKYKIILVHGFRLSRHDDALTKSELAKKLGIYFVSFDRPGYGQSDPDPKRTMKSTALDIQELGDQLGLGPKFFVVGYSMGGQVVWGCLKYIPHRLAGATLIAPVVNYWWPSFPPKLSTEAYNQQSCRDQWALRVTHYAPWLLYWWDTQQWFPSSSVANGMPNFTAPDLKVLPDYLAEQVTDPDYATQQGRYESLHRDLMVGFGKWDFDPMNLENPFMDTEVSVHLWQGLEDGLVPHTLQRFVAQKLQWIQYHEVPNAGHLFAYADAKDAILKTLLLGKK, encoded by the exons ATGGAGTGGGTGAACAGAGTTGAAGATCCTATTT CAATGTCTTGGAAAATTACAGCGGTTTCATTAATCGGGCTTCTAGCATGGTGGTACAAGACCGCCATCTGCCCTCCCGCGCCGCTCATTTGTGGCTCTCTTCGTGGTCTACCCATTACCGCCCCCCGAATTAGGCTTAGAGATGGGAGACACTTGGCTTATAAAGAGCATGGAGTACCCAAAGATATGGCTAAATACAAAATCATCTTGGTTCATGGCTTTCGTTTGAGTAGACATGATGATGCTCTTACCAAATCG GAATTGGCTAAAAAGCTTGGGATATACTTTGTGTCTTTTGATAGGCCAGGTTATGGTCAGAGTGATCCCGATCCAAAACGAACCATGAAAAGTACAGCGTTAGACATACAAGAACTCGGGGATCAATTGGGACTTGGACctaaattttttgttgttggaTATTCCATGGGAGGGCAAGTAGTTTGGGGATGCCTGAAGTACATTCCTCATAG ACTAGCCGGTGCGACGTTGATTGCCCCAGTTGTTAACTATTGGTGGCCTAGTTTTCCTCCAAAATTATCTACAGAAGCATACAACCAACAATCTTGTCGGGATCAATGGGCGTTACGAGTGACGCACTATGCACCGTGGCTCCTTTACTGGTGGGATACTCAGCAATGGTTTCCTTCCTCCAGTGTTGCAAATGGGATGCCTAACTTTACTGCTCCAGATCTGAAAGTTCTTCCGGATTATCTAGCGGAACAAGTTACAGATCCG GACTATGCAACACAACAAGGAAGATACGAGTCCCTTCACCGCGACTTGATGGTTGGATTCGGGAAGTGGGATTTTGATCCTATGAATCTCGAAAATCCTTTTATGGACACAGAAGTTTCGGTACATTTGTGGCAGGGCCTTGAAGATGGTCTCGTTCCTCACACGCTGCAACGGTTCGTCGCTCAGAAGCTTCAATGGATACAATATCACGAAGTACCCAATGCTGGGCATCTGTTTGCATATGCTGATGCAAAAGATGCAATCTtgaaaacacttttgcttgGGAAGAAATGA
- the LOC140823975 gene encoding uncharacterized protein isoform X2, protein MEWVNRVEDPICYTMSWKITAVSLIGLLAWWYKTAICPPAPLICGSLRGLPITAPRIRLRDGRHLAYKEHGVPKDMAKYKIILVHGFRLSRHDDALTKSELAKKLGIYFVSFDRPGYGQSDPDPKRTMKSTALDIQELGDQLGLGPKFFVVGYSMGGQVVWGCLKYIPHRLAGATLIAPVVNYWWPSFPPKLSTEAYNQQSCRDQWALRVTHYAPWLLYWWDTQQWFPSSSVANGMPNFTAPDLKVLPDYLAEQVTDPDYATQQGRYESLHRDLMVGFGKWDFDPMNLENPFMDTEVSVHLWQGLEDGLVPHTLQRFVAQKLQWIQYHEVPNAGHLFAYADAKDAILKTLLLGKK, encoded by the exons ATGGAGTGGGTGAACAGAGTTGAAGATCCTATTTGTTATA CAATGTCTTGGAAAATTACAGCGGTTTCATTAATCGGGCTTCTAGCATGGTGGTACAAGACCGCCATCTGCCCTCCCGCGCCGCTCATTTGTGGCTCTCTTCGTGGTCTACCCATTACCGCCCCCCGAATTAGGCTTAGAGATGGGAGACACTTGGCTTATAAAGAGCATGGAGTACCCAAAGATATGGCTAAATACAAAATCATCTTGGTTCATGGCTTTCGTTTGAGTAGACATGATGATGCTCTTACCAAATCG GAATTGGCTAAAAAGCTTGGGATATACTTTGTGTCTTTTGATAGGCCAGGTTATGGTCAGAGTGATCCCGATCCAAAACGAACCATGAAAAGTACAGCGTTAGACATACAAGAACTCGGGGATCAATTGGGACTTGGACctaaattttttgttgttggaTATTCCATGGGAGGGCAAGTAGTTTGGGGATGCCTGAAGTACATTCCTCATAG ACTAGCCGGTGCGACGTTGATTGCCCCAGTTGTTAACTATTGGTGGCCTAGTTTTCCTCCAAAATTATCTACAGAAGCATACAACCAACAATCTTGTCGGGATCAATGGGCGTTACGAGTGACGCACTATGCACCGTGGCTCCTTTACTGGTGGGATACTCAGCAATGGTTTCCTTCCTCCAGTGTTGCAAATGGGATGCCTAACTTTACTGCTCCAGATCTGAAAGTTCTTCCGGATTATCTAGCGGAACAAGTTACAGATCCG GACTATGCAACACAACAAGGAAGATACGAGTCCCTTCACCGCGACTTGATGGTTGGATTCGGGAAGTGGGATTTTGATCCTATGAATCTCGAAAATCCTTTTATGGACACAGAAGTTTCGGTACATTTGTGGCAGGGCCTTGAAGATGGTCTCGTTCCTCACACGCTGCAACGGTTCGTCGCTCAGAAGCTTCAATGGATACAATATCACGAAGTACCCAATGCTGGGCATCTGTTTGCATATGCTGATGCAAAAGATGCAATCTtgaaaacacttttgcttgGGAAGAAATGA
- the LOC140823975 gene encoding uncharacterized protein isoform X1, translating to MEWVNRVEDPICYSKKIFGYRPLNFFLHVLFAVTTMSWKITAVSLIGLLAWWYKTAICPPAPLICGSLRGLPITAPRIRLRDGRHLAYKEHGVPKDMAKYKIILVHGFRLSRHDDALTKSELAKKLGIYFVSFDRPGYGQSDPDPKRTMKSTALDIQELGDQLGLGPKFFVVGYSMGGQVVWGCLKYIPHRLAGATLIAPVVNYWWPSFPPKLSTEAYNQQSCRDQWALRVTHYAPWLLYWWDTQQWFPSSSVANGMPNFTAPDLKVLPDYLAEQVTDPDYATQQGRYESLHRDLMVGFGKWDFDPMNLENPFMDTEVSVHLWQGLEDGLVPHTLQRFVAQKLQWIQYHEVPNAGHLFAYADAKDAILKTLLLGKK from the exons ATGGAGTGGGTGAACAGAGTTGAAGATCCTATTTGTTATAGTAAGAAGATATTTGGCTACCGTCCgctaaatttttttcttcatgTGCTTTTTGCTGTAACGA CAATGTCTTGGAAAATTACAGCGGTTTCATTAATCGGGCTTCTAGCATGGTGGTACAAGACCGCCATCTGCCCTCCCGCGCCGCTCATTTGTGGCTCTCTTCGTGGTCTACCCATTACCGCCCCCCGAATTAGGCTTAGAGATGGGAGACACTTGGCTTATAAAGAGCATGGAGTACCCAAAGATATGGCTAAATACAAAATCATCTTGGTTCATGGCTTTCGTTTGAGTAGACATGATGATGCTCTTACCAAATCG GAATTGGCTAAAAAGCTTGGGATATACTTTGTGTCTTTTGATAGGCCAGGTTATGGTCAGAGTGATCCCGATCCAAAACGAACCATGAAAAGTACAGCGTTAGACATACAAGAACTCGGGGATCAATTGGGACTTGGACctaaattttttgttgttggaTATTCCATGGGAGGGCAAGTAGTTTGGGGATGCCTGAAGTACATTCCTCATAG ACTAGCCGGTGCGACGTTGATTGCCCCAGTTGTTAACTATTGGTGGCCTAGTTTTCCTCCAAAATTATCTACAGAAGCATACAACCAACAATCTTGTCGGGATCAATGGGCGTTACGAGTGACGCACTATGCACCGTGGCTCCTTTACTGGTGGGATACTCAGCAATGGTTTCCTTCCTCCAGTGTTGCAAATGGGATGCCTAACTTTACTGCTCCAGATCTGAAAGTTCTTCCGGATTATCTAGCGGAACAAGTTACAGATCCG GACTATGCAACACAACAAGGAAGATACGAGTCCCTTCACCGCGACTTGATGGTTGGATTCGGGAAGTGGGATTTTGATCCTATGAATCTCGAAAATCCTTTTATGGACACAGAAGTTTCGGTACATTTGTGGCAGGGCCTTGAAGATGGTCTCGTTCCTCACACGCTGCAACGGTTCGTCGCTCAGAAGCTTCAATGGATACAATATCACGAAGTACCCAATGCTGGGCATCTGTTTGCATATGCTGATGCAAAAGATGCAATCTtgaaaacacttttgcttgGGAAGAAATGA